The window GCCAGCTTGTTGTAAACGCCGATGGCGATGAACGTCGGAGCCCACTGCCCCACGAAGAGGGCGTCGCGGTCGCGGCCCATGAGCTTGAGTGTCAGGGCAGCGGCAATGCTGCCGCCGGCAAGCCACATGAACGTGTCGCTGGGCACCTTGGCGGTGGCGTCTTCGATGAGGTGGGCGGCGTCGGTTTCGGAACGGGTGATCGTGCGCATCGGTAACTCCTGAAAATCGAGTTCGGCAAAGCAACGCCGCTTTCGGCGTCCGTCGCGAGCCCCGCTGCAAGTGACGTGCCGGGATCGGGCGATTTCTAAACGACGCAAGGGACGGCAAGGCTCTGCAAACGCGGTCCCGACGCTGTGGGCTGGTTAGTCGTCGAGCGTGTTCGGTTTGCGTGACGCGCTATACCAACGGGGTCCACTCCACGCGAAGTCGCCGCCTTGCTCGCCGTTGCCGTCACACCACCTGCTTCGCCCGCGGCCGGTGGACTGTTGGATGCGCTGCCGTCGGTCGCGATCACGGTGGCGGGCGTGGGGCTGACGATTGCGGTCGGGTTTTACCTGCGTCGAAGTCGGACGATCGCAGACGGGACCGATGCGTCGGTCTTCGCACTGCTGGTCCGCGTCTTCATTCCGGCCCTGATTCTCAGCCGCGTCATCGGCAACGAGGCTCTGTCCGATTGGCGCAACCTCGTCCTGCCGCCGGCGACAGCGTTCGGGCTCGTGACGCTGGGGATGCTTGCGGCGTTTGGTCTGGCGACGCTGATGCCGAAGACGCTCCCGGCGGGCAAGACGCGGCGCACCTTCGCGCTGTCGGCGGGCATGTTCAACTACGGCTACATCACCGTGCCGCTGGTGATCGCTCTGTTTGCCTACGACGGCGGACGCACGCTGGCGGTGCTGTTCGTCTTCAACGTCGGCGTCGAGGCGGCGATGTGGGGCGTTGGCCTGACGCTGCTGGCGGGGCACGTCGAGCCCGGCTGGTGGCGACGCATGTTCAGTCCGCCGGTCGTGGCGACCGTCATCGCCGTGGCGGTCAATCTGACGGACCAGGCTCTGGGCCTGTCGGAGTCGATGCCCGCACCTGTCGCGGGCGTCGGTGAGGCGATCATGACATGCCTCTTCTGGCTCGGCGGGGCGGCTGTGCCGATGGGGCTGATTCTGACGGGCTCGGCCATCGCGGACGACTGGTTGCAGTGCCGTCTGCGGCAGGGCGTGCGGACGGTCGTCGCGGCGTCAGTGCTTCGGCTG of the Planctomycetota bacterium genome contains:
- a CDS encoding AEC family transporter encodes the protein MLAVAVTPPASPAAGGLLDALPSVAITVAGVGLTIAVGFYLRRSRTIADGTDASVFALLVRVFIPALILSRVIGNEALSDWRNLVLPPATAFGLVTLGMLAAFGLATLMPKTLPAGKTRRTFALSAGMFNYGYITVPLVIALFAYDGGRTLAVLFVFNVGVEAAMWGVGLTLLAGHVEPGWWRRMFSPPVVATVIAVAVNLTDQALGLSESMPAPVAGVGEAIMTCLFWLGGAAVPMGLILTGSAIADDWLQCRLRQGVRTVVAASVLRLLILPALFIGLAVMVPMTPELRHVLIFQAAMPAAVFPIVLARHYQGDVGTALRVAIGTSIVAIVTMPIWIVLGLWLIR